A single window of Bradyrhizobium daqingense DNA harbors:
- a CDS encoding AAA family ATPase, which translates to MAQAEEQDQEHETEGEHAYAFGVLDAYFEGFPLSKLVTTTRQFPGHMRVDVQAALDKLLGAHIDLLGLAEESYDALSFARLLRDDRSAVPIAPLQYSDVDIGEGNPSRCLDNGLWLCEQDGLRHAVLLCANRESRREPGIRIEIMVSAGSAGAAVVQRCFGALEDAVQSARTYRGKILSLEESSNYRGESRGINVHRLPTVGRDEVILPERTLQLLDRNVLNFVNTRDQLRRLGQSTRKGILLYGPPGTGKTHTIRYLATHLPGHTTLIITAEQIGLLSAYMGLARLLQPAMVVIEDVDLIARDRRNMGPCEEPLLNRLLNEMDGLKQDADILFVLTTNRPQDLEAALAGRPGRIDQAIEVPLPDESGRSKLVRLYGKELPLDDAIVIEAARRSEGTSCAFIKELMRRLAQASLARDGGNSTVSADIDEALDDMLFSGGRLNARLLGGAQAMAAG; encoded by the coding sequence TTGGCGCAAGCGGAAGAGCAGGACCAGGAGCACGAAACGGAGGGTGAGCATGCCTATGCCTTCGGAGTTCTGGACGCGTACTTCGAAGGCTTCCCGCTCAGTAAGCTCGTGACCACCACCCGGCAGTTTCCCGGCCATATGCGGGTGGACGTCCAGGCCGCGCTCGACAAGCTGCTGGGAGCGCACATCGACTTGCTCGGACTTGCCGAGGAAAGCTATGACGCGCTGTCGTTTGCGCGCCTGCTCCGCGACGATCGAAGCGCCGTGCCGATCGCGCCGCTGCAATATTCCGACGTCGATATCGGCGAGGGCAATCCGTCCCGGTGCCTCGACAATGGTTTGTGGCTCTGCGAGCAAGACGGTTTGCGCCATGCGGTACTGCTCTGCGCCAATCGGGAATCCCGTCGCGAGCCCGGCATACGGATCGAAATCATGGTGTCCGCGGGAAGCGCGGGGGCGGCCGTGGTGCAGCGCTGCTTCGGCGCGCTCGAAGACGCCGTGCAGTCCGCGCGCACCTATCGCGGCAAGATCCTGTCGCTCGAGGAGTCTTCCAACTACCGCGGCGAATCCCGCGGCATCAATGTGCATCGGCTGCCGACCGTCGGGCGCGACGAGGTAATCCTGCCGGAGCGGACTCTGCAGCTGCTCGATCGCAACGTGCTGAATTTCGTCAACACGCGCGATCAATTGCGGCGGCTCGGGCAATCAACGCGCAAGGGCATCCTGCTTTATGGACCGCCCGGCACAGGTAAGACCCATACGATCCGCTATCTCGCAACACATCTGCCTGGACATACGACCCTGATTATCACGGCCGAGCAGATCGGCCTGCTCAGCGCCTATATGGGCCTGGCGCGGCTGCTGCAGCCTGCGATGGTGGTGATCGAGGACGTCGACCTGATCGCGCGCGACCGCCGCAACATGGGGCCATGCGAAGAACCCCTGCTCAACAGGCTGCTCAACGAGATGGACGGACTGAAGCAGGATGCCGACATCCTTTTCGTTCTCACCACCAATAGGCCGCAGGACCTGGAAGCTGCCCTGGCCGGTCGCCCCGGCCGCATCGACCAGGCCATCGAAGTGCCGCTCCCGGACGAGAGTGGCCGCAGCAAGCTGGTGCGCCTCTATGGCAAGGAATTGCCGCTCGACGACGCGATCGTCATCGAAGCTGCCCGCCGCAGCGAGGGGACAAGCTGCGCCTTCATCAAGGAATTGATGCGGCGGCTGGCGCAAGCCAGCCTGGCGCGCGACGGCGGCAACTCGACCGTCTCGGCCGACATCGACGAAGCCCTCGACGACATGCTGTTCTCCGGCGGCCGGCTGAATGCGCGCCTGCTCGGCGGGGCGCAGGCGATGGCAGCGGGGTAA
- a CDS encoding MarR family winged helix-turn-helix transcriptional regulator: MRNNNAGARHHRLIYLLSVAHRRLQRWMATRPESEVTPAQAGLLFILGRQDGVLMGEAGAALDLGPAGISGLVDRTELAKLIERRADREDGRAWRIWLTPKGRTALAQAKAGAAEVNAALTEGFTAAEIDIVARWLTSIQDKFPRGAEQ, translated from the coding sequence ATGCGAAATAATAACGCCGGCGCGCGGCATCATCGGCTGATCTACCTGCTGAGCGTCGCACACCGCCGGCTGCAGCGCTGGATGGCGACGCGGCCCGAGAGCGAGGTGACGCCGGCGCAGGCCGGTCTGTTGTTCATCCTCGGCCGGCAAGACGGTGTATTGATGGGCGAGGCGGGCGCGGCTCTGGATCTTGGGCCGGCCGGCATTTCCGGCCTGGTCGATCGCACCGAGTTGGCGAAACTGATAGAGCGGCGGGCCGACCGTGAGGACGGACGCGCCTGGCGGATCTGGCTGACGCCGAAGGGACGCACCGCGCTGGCTCAGGCGAAGGCCGGCGCGGCGGAGGTCAATGCGGCGCTGACGGAAGGATTCACGGCCGCCGAGATCGACATCGTCGCGCGCTGGCTGACGAGCATTCAGGACAAGTTTCCAAGAGGAGCAGAGCAATGA
- a CDS encoding enoyl-CoA hydratase, whose amino-acid sequence MTDHVRIENNGGILTLTLARPDKKNALTDAMYGKLADAIESAEFDPSARVILIRGEGDMFTAGNDVGEFAAVAAGKSEGSRNVVRFIQSLARCTRPLVAAVQGRAVGVGTTMLLHCDLVVLADNAQLSTPFVSLALVPEAASSLLMPARIGYARAYEMFALGETVAAKSALEWGIANRVVPLDRLDGEALALAQRLARQPAGALTATKKLMRNGEALVAQMQAEGEQFAQRLRTAEAREAFTAFAERRPPDFTRVA is encoded by the coding sequence ATGACCGACCACGTCCGGATCGAGAACAACGGTGGAATTCTCACCCTCACGCTGGCGCGCCCCGACAAGAAGAACGCGCTGACGGATGCGATGTACGGCAAGCTCGCCGACGCCATCGAATCCGCCGAGTTCGATCCATCGGCCCGCGTGATCCTGATCCGCGGCGAGGGCGACATGTTCACCGCGGGCAACGACGTTGGTGAATTCGCGGCCGTCGCAGCCGGAAAATCGGAAGGCAGCCGCAACGTCGTGCGCTTCATCCAGTCGCTGGCGCGTTGCACCCGGCCGCTGGTTGCGGCGGTGCAGGGCCGCGCGGTCGGCGTCGGCACCACCATGCTGCTGCATTGCGATCTCGTCGTGCTCGCGGATAACGCGCAACTGTCGACGCCCTTCGTCAGCCTCGCGCTGGTGCCGGAAGCGGCGTCCAGCCTGTTGATGCCGGCGCGCATCGGCTATGCCCGCGCCTATGAGATGTTCGCGCTCGGCGAGACCGTTGCCGCCAAATCGGCGCTGGAGTGGGGCATCGCCAACCGCGTGGTGCCGCTCGACAGGCTCGACGGCGAGGCGCTGGCACTCGCGCAGCGCCTCGCCCGCCAGCCGGCCGGCGCGCTCACGGCCACCAAGAAGCTGATGCGAAACGGTGAGGCACTTGTCGCGCAGATGCAGGCCGAAGGCGAGCAGTTCGCGCAGCGCCTGCGCACCGCGGAAGCACGCGAGGCTTTCACCGCCTTTGCCGAGCGCCGGCCGCCGGATTTCACCAGGGTTGCGTGA
- a CDS encoding dihydrodipicolinate synthase family protein, with amino-acid sequence MPVTPQHKAQRPYRGVFPVAPTIFDERGELDLEGQRRCIDFMIDAGSHGLCILANFSEQFVLTDAERETVMHAVLEHVAGRVPVIVTTTHFSSSVCAARSKQAEAAGAAMVMVMPPYHGATFRVPEKGIIEFFKVLSGAIDIPIMIQDAPVAGTPLSVELLARLSRDFSNIRYFKIEVPGAASKLRSLIEAGGKDIEGPWDGEEAITLLADLDAGATGAMTGGGYPDGIRQIIDPYFAGKREEAKAAYERWLPLINYENRQCGLIACKVMMQAGGVIRSDAVRHPLQPLHPATRAGLLELAKERDALALRWGK; translated from the coding sequence ATGCCGGTCACGCCACAACACAAGGCCCAGCGCCCCTATCGCGGTGTGTTCCCGGTCGCGCCCACCATCTTCGACGAGCGCGGCGAGCTCGACCTCGAGGGCCAGCGCCGCTGCATCGATTTCATGATCGACGCCGGCTCGCACGGCCTCTGCATCCTCGCCAATTTCTCCGAGCAGTTCGTCCTCACCGACGCCGAGCGCGAGACCGTGATGCATGCGGTGCTGGAACACGTCGCCGGCCGGGTTCCCGTGATCGTCACCACCACGCATTTCAGCTCGTCCGTCTGCGCCGCGCGCAGCAAGCAGGCCGAGGCGGCGGGCGCCGCCATGGTGATGGTGATGCCGCCCTATCACGGCGCGACCTTCCGCGTGCCCGAGAAGGGCATCATCGAGTTCTTCAAGGTGCTCTCCGGCGCGATCGACATCCCCATCATGATCCAGGACGCGCCGGTCGCCGGCACGCCGCTCTCGGTCGAGCTGCTGGCGCGGTTGTCGCGCGATTTCTCCAACATCCGCTATTTCAAGATCGAGGTGCCCGGCGCGGCTTCGAAGCTGCGCAGCCTGATCGAGGCGGGGGGCAAGGACATCGAGGGGCCCTGGGACGGCGAGGAGGCGATTACGCTCTTGGCCGATCTTGATGCCGGTGCCACCGGCGCGATGACCGGCGGCGGCTATCCCGACGGCATCCGCCAGATCATCGATCCCTATTTCGCCGGCAAGCGCGAGGAGGCCAAAGCCGCCTATGAGCGCTGGCTGCCGCTGATCAATTACGAGAACCGTCAATGCGGCCTGATCGCCTGCAAGGTCATGATGCAGGCCGGCGGCGTGATCAGATCGGACGCAGTGCGCCACCCACTGCAGCCGCTGCATCCGGCGACGCGCGCGGGCCTGTTGGAGCTCGCCAAGGAGCGCGACGCCCTGGCGCTGCGGTGGGGGAAGTAG